A DNA window from Rhineura floridana isolate rRhiFlo1 chromosome 11, rRhiFlo1.hap2, whole genome shotgun sequence contains the following coding sequences:
- the LOC133367759 gene encoding olfactory receptor 14A16-like, translating to MNENIDNKSYVSEFLLLEFSAIRELQILHFILFLGLYLAIVSGNLLIISAVAFDHHLHTPMYFFLMNLAIQDIGNISITIPKSMVNSLMSTRHISYAGCVVQVFGYIFFAGSDFFLLTVMAYDRYVAICNPLQYEMVMNKTACIQRVAAVWVAGFLYAVLHTSGTFATPFCSNAINQFFCEIPQLLTLACSNSYSLEIGVVIMSIILSFSCFVYIVVTYVHIFSAVLKIPSVQGRKKAFSTCLPHLMVFSIFCFTGSFAYLSPPSNSHLDFVLTVMYTIIPPMFNPIIYSMRNKEIKNALSKLLSVRHSSVPFKTFR from the coding sequence ATGAATGAAAATATAGACAACAAATCCTACGTCTCTGAGTTTCTGCTCCTTGAATTCTCAGCAATCCGGGAACTGCAGATTCTACACTTCATTCTCTTCCTGGGATTGTACCTGGCAATTGTATCAGGGAATCTCCTCATCATCTCTGCAGTAGCCTTTGATCATCACCTtcacactcccatgtacttctTTCTGATGAACTTGGCCATCCAAGACATAGGTAATATTTCAATAACTATTCCCAAATCCATGGTCAATTCCCTCATGAGTACTAGGCACATTTCTTATGCTGGATGTGTGGTCCAAGTTTTTGGATATATCTTCTTTGCAGGCTCTGATTTTTTTCTCCTCACAGTCATGGCATATGATCGGTATGTTGCCATTTGCAATCCATTACAGTATGAAATGGTGATGAACAAAACAGCCTGCATCCAAAGGGTTGCTGCTGTGTGGGTTGCTGGCTTTCTTTATGCAGTGCTGCACACTAGTGGAACTTTTGCAACCCCTTTCTGCTCAAATGCTATCAATCAATTCTTCTGTGAGATCCCACAGTTACTTACACTTGCCTGCTCTAACTCATACTCACTAGAAATTGGAGTTGTTATAATGAGTATTATACTTTCGTTTAGCTGCTTTGTGTACATTGTTGTAACTTATGTCCACATCTTCAGTGCTGTTCTGAAAATCCCTTCCGTTCAGGGAAGGAAAAAGGCCTTCTCCACTTGCCTACCCCACCTCATGGTCTTCTCCATATTTTGCTTCACTGGATCTTTTGCTTACCTCAGTCCTCCCTCTAATTCTCATCTGGACTTTGTATTAACTGTGATGTATACTATTATTCCACCCATGTTCAATCCAATAATCTACAGCATGAGAAACAAGGAGATAAAAAATGCTTTGTCAAAGTTGTTGAGTGTGAGGCACTCTTCAGTGCCATTTAAAACATTCAGATAG